A genomic segment from Natator depressus isolate rNatDep1 chromosome 19, rNatDep2.hap1, whole genome shotgun sequence encodes:
- the ZDHHC18 gene encoding palmitoyltransferase ZDHHC18, with product MKACEYRQIPPGAPAAPPGPPPPAPEPPARAPRRKWEAFPGRNRFYCGGRLMLARHSGVFALTLGLILATSGLFFAFDCPFLASHLTLAIPIIGGVLFFFVISCLLQTSFRDPGILPRATPSEAADLEKRIDSMGTSTYRPPARTMEVVINKYVVKLKYCYTCKMFRPPRTSHCSVCDNCVERFDHHCPWVGNCVGKRNYRYFYAFILSLSFLTAFIFACVVTHLTLRSQGSGFVTTLKATPASVLELVICFFSVWSILGLSGFHTYLVASNLTTNEDIKGSWSNKRGSEFANPYSHKSILTNCCAVLCGPFHPSLIDRRGFIQPDAGTPSSPKSEIPSFGSKTDTSMVGGIP from the exons ATGAAGGCGTGCGAGTACCGGCAGATCCCCCCGGGCGCCCCCGCCGCGCCCCCgggcccgccgccccccgccccggagcCGCCGGCGCGCGCCCCGCGCCGCAAGTGGGAGGCGTTCCCGGGCCGCAACCGCTTCTACTGCGGCGGGCGCCTCATGCTGGCGCGGCACAGCGGCGTCTTCGCCCTCACGCTGGGGCTGATCCTGGCCACCAGCGGCCTCTTCTTCGCCTTCGA CTGCCCCTTCCTTGCCAGTCACCTGACCCTGGCCATTCCCATCATCGGGGGTGTCCTGTTCTTCTTTGTCATCAGCTGTCTGCTGCAGACAAGCTTCAGAGACCCAGGTATCCTGCCCAGagccacccccagtgaggctgcAGACCTGGAGAAACGGATTG ATAGCATGGGCACCTCCACCTACCGCCCACCCGCCCGGACAATGGAAGTGGTTATAAACAAATACGTGGTGAAATTAAAGTACTGCTATACCTGCAAAATGTTCCGACCCCCCCGGACCTCTCACTGCAGCGTCTGTGATAACTGTGTAG AGCGGTTTGATCACCACTGCCCCTGGGTAGGCAACTGTGTGGGGAAGCGCAACTATCGCTACTTCTATGCCTTcatcctctccctctccttcctgacggCCTTCATCTTCGCTTGTGTCGTCACCCACCTCACTCTGC gctctcagggaagtggatttgTCACCACTCTGAAGGCAACACCGGCGAG CGTGCTGGAGCTGGTGATATGTTTTTTCTCAGTCTGGTCTATTTTGGGCCTCTCAGGTTTTCACACTTACCTAGTCGCCTCCAACCTGACGACGAATGAAGAC ATCAAAGGGTCGTGGTCAAATAAGAGAGGCTCAGAGTTTGCCAATCCCTACAGCCATAAGAGTATCCTCACCAACTGCTGTGCAGTATTGTGTGGGCCATTCCATCCCAG TTTAATAGACAGAAGAGGATTTATCCAGCCTGATGCCGGGACCCCGTCCAGTCCCAAGAGTGAAATCCCCTCCTTTGGATCCAAGACTGACACCAGCATGGTAGGAGGCATTCCCTAG
- the SFN gene encoding 14-3-3 protein sigma encodes MARNHQVQKAKLAEQAERYEDMADFMKAVVEHGDELSNEERNLLSVAYKNVVGCQRSAWRVISSIEHKTEEGDDKAQLVNEYREKVEGELKDVCNIVLGLLDKYLIKKASDAESKVFYLKMKGDYFRYLAEVATGDERKDTIENAQKAYQEAMDISKKEMQPTNPIRLGLALNFSVFHYEIANTPEQAIALAKTTFDEAMGDLHTLSEDSYKDSTLIMQLLRDNLTLWTAECAGEDAGEAGEEPKN; translated from the coding sequence ATGGCAAGAAACCACCAGGTGCAAAAAGCCAAGCTGGCCGAGCAGGCCGAGCGTTACGAGGACATGGCTGATTTCATGAAGGCAGTGGTGGAGCACGGGGATGAGCTCTCCAATGAGGAGCGCAACCTCCTCTCTGTTGCCTATAAGAACGTGGTGGGATGCCAGAGGTCCGCCTGGAGGGTCATCTCCAGCATCGAACACAAGACTGAGGAGGGCGATGACAAAGCGCAGCTGGTGAACGAGTACCGGGAGAAGGTGGAGGGGGAGCTGAAGGACGTCTGCAACATTGTCCTGGGGCTGCTGGACAAGTATCTCATTAAGAAAGCCAGTGACGCAGAGAGCAAAGTCTTCTACCTGAAGATGAAGGGTGACTACTTCCGATACCTGGCCGAGGTAGCCACTGGGGATGAGCGCAAGGACACCATAGAAAATGCTCAGAAAGCTTACCAGGAAGCAATGGACATCAGCAAGAAGGAGATGCAGCCCACGAACCCCATCCGCCTGGGGCTCGCCCTCAACTTCTCCGTCTTCCACTACGAGATCGCCAACACCCCAGAGCAGGCCATCGCGCTGGCCAAAACCACGTTTGATGAAGCCATGGGAGACCTGCACACGCTCAGTGAAGACTCGTACAAGGACAGCACCCTCATCATGCAGCTGCTCAGGGACAACCTTACGTTATGGACGGCAGAGTGCGCGGGAGAAGACGCTGGAGAAGCCGGGGAAGAGCCTAAGAACTGA